DNA sequence from the Bradyrhizobium diazoefficiens genome:
CTCAACGACGTCGTGCAGACGTCCTCGAACTCGTCGCTCGGCATCACCTTCAACGACGCCACGACGTTCAACCTCTCCGCCAGCGCCAAGATCACCATCGACAATTATGTCTATGAGGACGGCGGCAAGCAGAATTCGGCGATCTTCGACATCGGCAAGGGCACGGTCGCCTTCGTCGCCGCCGCGGTGGCAAAGACCGGCGACATGAAAATCGCTACCCCGACCGCAACGCTCGGCATTCGCGGCACCACCGGGGTCGTCGACGTGCCTGAGAACGCGGCCGCGAGCAGCGCGAGCAACGTCAACATCAAGCTCTATCCCGACGCCGACGGCCGGGTCGGCCATATCGACGTCAATGACCGCACGAGTGGTGCACGACTCGGCGCGCTGACGCAGGCCGCGAGCGGCTTTGCCATCCGACCGGGTGCGGCCGGTCCGGGCGCCATGCGCTTTGCCGCGGTGCCGATCACGATCCCGCCCCAGCAGATCGCGCGCGACCGCGGCTTCGTCAGTCAGGTGCACGCGGCGCAAACCACCGGCCGCCAGATCGTCACCGAGCAGCGTGCCTTCCGCCGCGCCAATCCGGCCGCAATCAGCCGCATTCCGCGACCGGCGCAGCCGCCGCAGCAACAGCAATTGCGTCCGAACACGGCGCCGAACCAGCAGCCGCAGCGGCCGAACGGCCAACCCGGTCAGCCCGGCCAGAACAACCGTCCGGGTCAGCAACAGCCGGGCGCGCCGAACCGGCAAGGCTCGCCGGCGCCGCAACGGCAAGGACAAGGCGGCGCGGTGCAGCCGGGCACGCCGCGCGCAGGTCAAGGTCAGCAGCAACAAGGCCAGCAAGGTGCGGGACGTCCATCAGGCGCACCGCGCACCGGACCAGGCGCACAGCCTGGCAGTTCGCCACAAACACCGCGCAACGGACAGACTCCGGCACAGCGTGGAGCGGTCACGCCAACTCTGCCGGGCACGGCGCAGCAGCCGCAAGCGCCGCGCACCGGAATGCAGCCCGGCCAGCCGCCCGCGATCCAACAGCCAAGCGGCATCCAGCGCCAAGGCTTCCAGCAACGCTTGCCCGTCGCGCCGCGCAAGCCCGCACCGGCCCCGAAGGAAAAGAAGGAAAGGCGGTGACCTCCTTCTCCCTTGGGGGAGAACCGTCGATAAACTATATTCAAATCAATGATTTAGACCGGCGGTGTCCCTACAATGTCGGAACCGGTAGGCGGCGAGCCCCGATATTCGCTGCCGGCAAGCTCAGGCCAAAAGTAAGAGCCGCCGGGTCGAGACCGCGGCGGCTCAAGATGATCATCAGTAGCCAGACTTTGTGTTCGCACCACCAGATTTTGTGTTCGCACCAGTTGTTTGACCAGGAGCGTAACCGGATGCGCCTGGATGACCTCTCTTGGATCCCATGGCATGCATCTTATGTCCCGGAGCGTAAGCCGATGCTCCCGGGTGTCCTTTCTTGGACCCCTTGATTTGCATCTCGTGGCCCGGTGTTTTGCTTGATACGCCATGCGCAAACACGGCCGGCGCGGTCCCTATGAGGGCGGCGGCAGAAAGTGCAATAATCACTGTCTTCATTTTCAGTCCTCCTCAGATAAGCACCCTGACCAACGAGTTGGAAACTGCGCCGTTCCATGAATGGCTGTTCATCAATCTCATCGCAGGTTTACCGGCGAAGAGAGACGCTCACCAGTCTCGCCGCTTCGCGGCGATCGATAAGGGAAGGGGGCGCACCGTCAATGTGGAACGCAGTCAAGACCAGCGCGCAGGTAGTCCCGAGCTCACGCCTCTCCGCGCAGCCAGGCTTTCACTTTTTGTACGAGGCCGTGGCGCAGTTCGTCGATGGAGGCGGATTCGGCCGCCGTCACCGTCTGCATAGCGCCGTCGATGTCGTCGGTTGCGAGTGACGGTGTCACTTCGGCATCGGTGGTTGCAAGCCCTGCGGCGGCGAGCGCGATCGGGCCGATCTGCACCAGGAAGGCGCGCTCATATTCGCGCGACAGGCGCGCGATCGCGTCCTCCAGCGTCAGCCAGTCGACCGCTTTGATGTCGTTCATCAGCTTGCGGACTGGCCCGCCCTCGGCCTCCATGCGCCAGAAATGCACGACCTTGGAACGGCCGCCGGATTGGTAAACGAGCGTGCCCAGAAATTCGTGGATGGCGACGTCATGGCCGGTCTCTTCCAGCACCTCGCGGTGCGCCGCCTCTTTCGGCGTCTCGCCGTCATCGAGCTTGCCCTTGGGCAAAACCCATTCATTGCGCTTGCGCTGGCGCACGATCGCAACCAGCGGCGGCGCGCCACGCCGCAGCACAATACCACCCGCCGCCATCACAGGCGCTCGCGCCATCACCAGATCCGTGTCCAATCGTCCCCGGCGACGATATAGGCGGCGGGGACGGCGGATTGAAGGCTATTTTCTTCTCAGCAGCGCTTCACCTGCACGGATGCGCGTCCCCTCGGCAATGCCGTCGCAGAACGAAAAGTCACCCGGCGCGAGGATGATGATGGTCGAACCATGCTCGAACCACCCGAGCTCCTCGCCCTTGGTCACGTTGACATCGCAGGGGAAATTGACGGGTCCTTTCGTCTGCGCGTTCAGCACCATGTCGAGGAAGTGCAACCGGATGCTGGCGACCAGGATCGCGGCAACCGGCACCAGCGTCACGGCCTCACCGGTCGACAAATGCGTGCGGATCACCGCGCGCTCGTTCTTGCAGAACAGGCGCTCGACACGCTTCAGCGCGATCGGGTTGACGTTCCAGACGTCGCCATGGATCAGCGTGACGCGCTCGATATGCGCATCATAGGGCGCGTGGAAGCGATGATACATGCTCGACGTCAGCCGCAACGTGACGAAGCTTCCATTGCGATGCTGCTCGACCAGCGCGGGATCGCCAAGCAGATCGAGCAGTGAATAGGGCGCGCCCTTGACCTGGAACAGCTCGGTATCGGCGATCCGGCCATGAGCACCGACGATGCCGTCCGACGGACTCGCAACGACTGCTGGATCCAGATCAAACGGCCGCAGCCCCGGCTTCAGTTCCCGGGTGAAGCAATCATGCAGGCTCTTGAAGTGAGTCTTGCGCGCCTCCGACAGGTCGAGGTCGGAGAACAGCTTCCACAGCGCGATCGAGACATCCCGCACCAAGGGATTCTCGATCTTGGAGAACCAGCCCATGAAGCGGGTCAGG
Encoded proteins:
- a CDS encoding FecR domain-containing protein is translated as MVAWRRIVFALPLLALPLAGADTACASDAVELAQVQPQAQPTPAPSPAPSASPAPAADAQPPSVEPIGNVATVTGIATVIRDKNSYPLKVRDDIYLNDVVQTSSNSSLGITFNDATTFNLSASAKITIDNYVYEDGGKQNSAIFDIGKGTVAFVAAAVAKTGDMKIATPTATLGIRGTTGVVDVPENAAASSASNVNIKLYPDADGRVGHIDVNDRTSGARLGALTQAASGFAIRPGAAGPGAMRFAAVPITIPPQQIARDRGFVSQVHAAQTTGRQIVTEQRAFRRANPAAISRIPRPAQPPQQQQLRPNTAPNQQPQRPNGQPGQPGQNNRPGQQQPGAPNRQGSPAPQRQGQGGAVQPGTPRAGQGQQQQGQQGAGRPSGAPRTGPGAQPGSSPQTPRNGQTPAQRGAVTPTLPGTAQQPQAPRTGMQPGQPPAIQQPSGIQRQGFQQRLPVAPRKPAPAPKEKKERR
- the asd gene encoding archaetidylserine decarboxylase (Phosphatidylserine decarboxylase is synthesized as a single chain precursor. Generation of the pyruvoyl active site from a Ser is coupled to cleavage of a Gly-Ser bond between the larger (beta) and smaller (alpha chains). It is an integral membrane protein.), giving the protein MTVKALIASFTQQEDLNFLLTNRIPRAGLTRFMGWFSKIENPLVRDVSIALWKLFSDLDLSEARKTHFKSLHDCFTRELKPGLRPFDLDPAVVASPSDGIVGAHGRIADTELFQVKGAPYSLLDLLGDPALVEQHRNGSFVTLRLTSSMYHRFHAPYDAHIERVTLIHGDVWNVNPIALKRVERLFCKNERAVIRTHLSTGEAVTLVPVAAILVASIRLHFLDMVLNAQTKGPVNFPCDVNVTKGEELGWFEHGSTIIILAPGDFSFCDGIAEGTRIRAGEALLRRK
- a CDS encoding NUDIX hydrolase; translated protein: MARAPVMAAGGIVLRRGAPPLVAIVRQRKRNEWVLPKGKLDDGETPKEAAHREVLEETGHDVAIHEFLGTLVYQSGGRSKVVHFWRMEAEGGPVRKLMNDIKAVDWLTLEDAIARLSREYERAFLVQIGPIALAAAGLATTDAEVTPSLATDDIDGAMQTVTAAESASIDELRHGLVQKVKAWLRGEA